In Dehalococcoidia bacterium, one DNA window encodes the following:
- the gap gene encoding type I glyceraldehyde-3-phosphate dehydrogenase, whose protein sequence is MATKIGINGFGRIGRQVLKAILDFHLDELEVVAVNDLAPPETNAHLFKYDSNYGRFEGEVSVQGDSLKIDNHMVRVFSERDPAAIPWQEVGAQIVIESTGRFTDAEQARAHLRGPVKKVVISAPAKGEDLTVVLGVNEDKYDPASHHIISNASCTTNGVAPVAKVLHDSFGIKRGLMTTCHAYTNDQVILDTVHRDLRRARAAALNIIPTTTGAARAVALVIPELKGKLNGVALRVPTSTVSIIDLTVELEREATAEEINAAFEKAAEGPLKGILVYEEDPLVSIDFKGNPASSIFDPALTMVIEGSMVKVFSWYDNEWGYSVRTADLCSLLTKRGL, encoded by the coding sequence ATGGCAACGAAGATAGGGATCAACGGTTTTGGCCGCATCGGCCGCCAGGTGCTGAAGGCGATACTCGACTTCCACCTCGACGAGCTTGAGGTGGTGGCGGTGAACGACCTGGCGCCGCCGGAGACGAACGCGCATCTCTTCAAGTACGACTCCAACTACGGCCGCTTCGAGGGGGAAGTGAGCGTGCAGGGGGACAGCCTGAAGATCGACAACCACATGGTGCGGGTGTTCTCCGAGCGCGACCCGGCCGCGATCCCCTGGCAGGAGGTGGGGGCGCAGATCGTCATCGAATCGACGGGGCGGTTCACGGACGCCGAGCAGGCGCGGGCGCACCTGCGCGGGCCGGTGAAGAAGGTCGTCATATCAGCGCCGGCGAAGGGCGAAGACCTGACGGTTGTGCTGGGGGTTAACGAAGACAAGTATGACCCGGCGTCGCACCACATCATCTCCAACGCCTCCTGCACCACGAACGGCGTCGCGCCCGTGGCCAAGGTGCTCCACGACTCGTTTGGAATCAAACGGGGGCTGATGACGACCTGCCACGCTTACACAAACGACCAGGTGATCCTCGACACCGTGCACCGCGACCTCAGGCGGGCGCGCGCCGCCGCCCTCAACATCATCCCCACGACGACGGGCGCGGCGCGGGCGGTTGCCCTCGTCATACCGGAGCTGAAAGGGAAGCTGAACGGCGTCGCCCTGCGGGTGCCCACGTCGACGGTGTCGATCATCGACCTCACGGTCGAGCTGGAGCGGGAGGCGACGGCAGAAGAGATCAACGCGGCGTTCGAGAAGGCGGCGGAAGGCCCCCTCAAGGGGATCCTGGTCTACGAGGAAGACCCGCTCGTCAGCATCGACTTCAAGGGGAACCCGGCGAGCTCGATCTTCGACCCGGCGCTGACGATGGTGATAGAGGGTTCGATGGTGAAGGTCTTCTCCTGGTACGACAACGAGTGGGGCTACTCGGTGCGCACCGCCGACCTGTGCTCGCTGCTCACGAAGAGGGGG
- a CDS encoding heavy metal-binding domain-containing protein: MIVTTTPSVEGKAIREYLGVVTGEAIVGANVFRDIGASIRDVIGGRAGSYEKELKKARETAIAEMQEEAASLGANAIIGVDIDYETLRGSMLMVSVSGTAVKTE; the protein is encoded by the coding sequence GTGATTGTCACCACTACCCCCAGCGTCGAAGGAAAGGCAATCCGCGAATATCTCGGCGTCGTAACCGGCGAAGCGATCGTGGGCGCGAACGTCTTCCGCGACATCGGCGCATCCATTCGCGACGTCATCGGCGGGCGCGCCGGCTCCTACGAGAAGGAGCTGAAGAAGGCGCGCGAGACCGCCATCGCGGAGATGCAGGAGGAGGCCGCGTCGCTGGGCGCAAATGCGATCATCGGCGTCGATATCGATTACGAGACGCTGCGGGGCTCGATGCTAATGGTGTCGGTCTCAGGAACGGCAGTGAAGACCGAATAG